A single window of Canis lupus familiaris isolate Mischka breed German Shepherd chromosome 7, alternate assembly UU_Cfam_GSD_1.0, whole genome shotgun sequence DNA harbors:
- the CEP76 gene encoding centrosomal protein of 76 kDa isoform X2, which translates to MSLPPEKASELKQLIHQQLSKMDVHGRIREILAETIREELAPDQQQLSTEDLIKALRRRGIIDDVMKELNFVTDSVDQELPSSPKQPVCFTDRQSTLLKKTNIDPTRRYLYLQVLGGKAFLEHLQEPEPLPGQVCSTFTLCLHFRNQRFRSKPVPCACEPDFHDGFLLEVHRESLGDGTRMADSTTMLSISDPVHMVLIKTDIFGETTLVASYFLEWRSVLGSENGVTSLTVELMGVGTESKVSVGILNIKLEMYPPLNQTLSQEVVNTQLALERQKTAEKERLFLVYAKQWWREYLQIRPSHNSRLVKIFAQDENGINRPVCSYIKPLRAGRLLDTPRQAARFVNVLGYERAPVIGGGGKQEQWCTLLAFLCRNKGDCEDHANLLCSLLLGYGLEAFVCVGTKAKGVPHAWVMTCGTDGTITFWESLTGHRYIHKPANPDESPVAEQPKPLYPYRTIGCVFNHQMFLGNCQPSDSVEICVFDLNDESKWKPMSEEAIRSVCAPGATTSLPPFPPLCASTIDASVTSNEIEMQLRLLVSEHRKDLGLTTVWEDQLSYLLSPALASYEFERTTSISAGNEEFQDAIRRAVPDGHTFKGFPIHFVYRNARRAFATCLRSPFCEEIICCRGDQVRLAVRVRVFTYPESACAVWIMFACECAS; encoded by the exons ATGTCGCTGCCTCCGGAGAAGGCCTCCGAGCTGAAGCAGCTCATCCACCAGCAGCTGAGCAAG atggATGTCCATGGCAGAATAAGAGAAATCCTTGCAGAGACAATACGGGAAGAATTGGCACCTGATCAACAACAGTTATCAACGGAAGATTTGATCAAAGCCCTTAGACGTCGGGGAATCATTGATGATGTGATGAAAGAACTTAATTTTGTTACT GACAGTGTTGATCAAGAACTACCTTCCTCTCCAAAACAACCTGTTTGTTTTACTGATAGACAATCAACgttgttaaaaaaaa CTAATATTGATCCAACACGGAGGTATCTTTACCTTCAGGTTTTGGGTGGAAAAGCTTTCTTGGAACATCTACAAGAACCTGAGCCTTTACCTGGACAAGTTTGTTCAACCTTTACTCTATGTTTACATTTTCGAAACCAACGTTTTCGTTCTAAACCTGTTCCATGTGCCTGTGAACCAGATTTTCATGATGGCTTTTTACTTGAAGTACACAGAGAAAGCTTAG GTGATGGAACTAGAATGGCTGATTCAACAACAATGTTATCAATAAGTGATCCAGTTCATATGGTGCTAATCAAAACAGACATATTTGGTGAGACTACTTTAGTAGCATCCTATTTTCTCGAATGGCGATCAGTTTTGGGCTCAGAAAATGGAGTGACCAGTCTTACTGTGGAGCTTATGGGTGTAG gCACAGAATCAAAAGtttctgttggtattttaaatataaaacttgagaTGTACCCACCACTCAATCAGACATTATCTCAGGAAGTAGTGAACACACAG cttGCTTTGGAACGTCAGAAAACTGCAGAGAAAGAGCGATTATTTCTTGTATATGCAAAGCAGTGgtggagagaatatttgcaaattcgACCCTCACACAACTCACGGCTGGTCAAGATTTTTGCACAG gATGAAAATGGGATAAACAGACCAGTTTGTTCCTATATTAAACCACTTCGAGCTGGGAGGCTTCTGGATACTCCAAGGCAAGCAGCGAGATTTGTTAATGTCCTTGGTTATGAAAGAGCCCCTGTTATTGGAGGAGGAGGTAAACAGGAACAGTGGTGCACTCTGCTGGCCTTTCTCTGTAGAAACAAG GGTGACTGTGAAGATCATGCTAACCTTCTGTGCAGCCTTCTTCTTGGATATGGATTAGAAGCCTTTGTCTGTGTTGGGACTAAGGCAAAAGGAGTACCTCATGCGTGGGTTATGACCTGTGGAACTGATGGAACCATCACTTTTTGGGAGAGTTTAACAGGACACAG gTACATCCACAAACCTGCCAATCCTGATGAATCTCCAGTTGCAGAACAGCCCAAACCTCTGTACCCATATCGAACAATTGGTTGTGTTTTCAATCATCAGATGTTCTTGGGAAATTGTCAGCCCTCTGACTCAGTAGAAATCTGTGTATTTGATTTGAATGATGAATCCAAATGGAAACCCATGAGTGAAGAAGCAATCAGATCTGTGTGCGCTCCAGGAGCTACAacatcccttcctccttttccccctctATGTGCATCCACAATTGATGCTTCAGTAACaagtaatgaaatagaaatgcAGCTAAGACTGCTAGTGTCAGAACACAGGAAG GATCTTGGGCTCACTACTGTTTGGGAAGACCAGCTTTCCTATCTCTTATCACCAGCTTTGGCTTCTTATGAATTTGAGCGTACGACAAGTATATCTGCAGGCaatgaagaatttcaagatgCCATAAGGAGGGCTGTACCTGATGGTCACACATTTAAAGGGTTCCCAATACATTTTGTCTATAGAAATGCAAGGCGCGCATTTGCTACATGTCTTCG
- the CEP76 gene encoding centrosomal protein of 76 kDa isoform X1, which translates to MSLPPEKASELKQLIHQQLSKMDVHGRIREILAETIREELAPDQQQLSTEDLIKALRRRGIIDDVMKELNFVTDSVDQELPSSPKQPVCFTDRQSTLLKKTNIDPTRRYLYLQVLGGKAFLEHLQEPEPLPGQVCSTFTLCLHFRNQRFRSKPVPCACEPDFHDGFLLEVHRESLGDGTRMADSTTMLSISDPVHMVLIKTDIFGETTLVASYFLEWRSVLGSENGVTSLTVELMGVGTESKVSVGILNIKLEMYPPLNQTLSQEVVNTQLALERQKTAEKERLFLVYAKQWWREYLQIRPSHNSRLVKIFAQDENGINRPVCSYIKPLRAGRLLDTPRQAARFVNVLGYERAPVIGGGGKQEQWCTLLAFLCRNKGDCEDHANLLCSLLLGYGLEAFVCVGTKAKGVPHAWVMTCGTDGTITFWESLTGHRYIHKPANPDESPVAEQPKPLYPYRTIGCVFNHQMFLGNCQPSDSVEICVFDLNDESKWKPMSEEAIRSVCAPGATTSLPPFPPLCASTIDASVTSNEIEMQLRLLVSEHRKDLGLTTVWEDQLSYLLSPALASYEFERTTSISAGNEEFQDAIRRAVPDGHTFKGFPIHFVYRNARRAFATCLRSPFCEEIICCRGDQVRLAVRVRVFTYPESACAVWIMFACKYRSVL; encoded by the exons ATGTCGCTGCCTCCGGAGAAGGCCTCCGAGCTGAAGCAGCTCATCCACCAGCAGCTGAGCAAG atggATGTCCATGGCAGAATAAGAGAAATCCTTGCAGAGACAATACGGGAAGAATTGGCACCTGATCAACAACAGTTATCAACGGAAGATTTGATCAAAGCCCTTAGACGTCGGGGAATCATTGATGATGTGATGAAAGAACTTAATTTTGTTACT GACAGTGTTGATCAAGAACTACCTTCCTCTCCAAAACAACCTGTTTGTTTTACTGATAGACAATCAACgttgttaaaaaaaa CTAATATTGATCCAACACGGAGGTATCTTTACCTTCAGGTTTTGGGTGGAAAAGCTTTCTTGGAACATCTACAAGAACCTGAGCCTTTACCTGGACAAGTTTGTTCAACCTTTACTCTATGTTTACATTTTCGAAACCAACGTTTTCGTTCTAAACCTGTTCCATGTGCCTGTGAACCAGATTTTCATGATGGCTTTTTACTTGAAGTACACAGAGAAAGCTTAG GTGATGGAACTAGAATGGCTGATTCAACAACAATGTTATCAATAAGTGATCCAGTTCATATGGTGCTAATCAAAACAGACATATTTGGTGAGACTACTTTAGTAGCATCCTATTTTCTCGAATGGCGATCAGTTTTGGGCTCAGAAAATGGAGTGACCAGTCTTACTGTGGAGCTTATGGGTGTAG gCACAGAATCAAAAGtttctgttggtattttaaatataaaacttgagaTGTACCCACCACTCAATCAGACATTATCTCAGGAAGTAGTGAACACACAG cttGCTTTGGAACGTCAGAAAACTGCAGAGAAAGAGCGATTATTTCTTGTATATGCAAAGCAGTGgtggagagaatatttgcaaattcgACCCTCACACAACTCACGGCTGGTCAAGATTTTTGCACAG gATGAAAATGGGATAAACAGACCAGTTTGTTCCTATATTAAACCACTTCGAGCTGGGAGGCTTCTGGATACTCCAAGGCAAGCAGCGAGATTTGTTAATGTCCTTGGTTATGAAAGAGCCCCTGTTATTGGAGGAGGAGGTAAACAGGAACAGTGGTGCACTCTGCTGGCCTTTCTCTGTAGAAACAAG GGTGACTGTGAAGATCATGCTAACCTTCTGTGCAGCCTTCTTCTTGGATATGGATTAGAAGCCTTTGTCTGTGTTGGGACTAAGGCAAAAGGAGTACCTCATGCGTGGGTTATGACCTGTGGAACTGATGGAACCATCACTTTTTGGGAGAGTTTAACAGGACACAG gTACATCCACAAACCTGCCAATCCTGATGAATCTCCAGTTGCAGAACAGCCCAAACCTCTGTACCCATATCGAACAATTGGTTGTGTTTTCAATCATCAGATGTTCTTGGGAAATTGTCAGCCCTCTGACTCAGTAGAAATCTGTGTATTTGATTTGAATGATGAATCCAAATGGAAACCCATGAGTGAAGAAGCAATCAGATCTGTGTGCGCTCCAGGAGCTACAacatcccttcctccttttccccctctATGTGCATCCACAATTGATGCTTCAGTAACaagtaatgaaatagaaatgcAGCTAAGACTGCTAGTGTCAGAACACAGGAAG GATCTTGGGCTCACTACTGTTTGGGAAGACCAGCTTTCCTATCTCTTATCACCAGCTTTGGCTTCTTATGAATTTGAGCGTACGACAAGTATATCTGCAGGCaatgaagaatttcaagatgCCATAAGGAGGGCTGTACCTGATGGTCACACATTTAAAGGGTTCCCAATACATTTTGTCTATAGAAATGCAAGGCGCGCATTTGCTACATGTCTTCG